The following coding sequences lie in one Lolium perenne isolate Kyuss_39 chromosome 2, Kyuss_2.0, whole genome shotgun sequence genomic window:
- the LOC127329903 gene encoding dirigent protein 5: MQGLAASSKLSLSVVVVLFLLGLASAAAHGRKRIVSSSSDEPCTKMTLYLHDILYDVVNNTANATSAEATKPTALSKSTFFGELVVFDDPVTERNALPVGKEVPAARGQGFYFYDKKESFNAWFGLSLVFNSTTHRGIINLMGADIMSQKTRDISVVGGTGDFFMTRGIATLQLDANEGTAYFRLKMDIKLYECYV; the protein is encoded by the coding sequence ATGCAAGGCCTCGCAGCATCTTCCAAGCTGTCTCTGAGCGTAGTGGTCGTGCTGTTTCTTCTCGGCTTGGCTAGCGCCGCCGCCCATGGCAGGAAAAGGATCGTGTCAAGCAGCTCCGACGAGCCGTGCACAAAGATGACGCTCTACTTGCACGACATCCTCTACGACGTCGTCAACAACACGGCAAACGCGACATCCGCGGAGGCGACCAAACCGACGGCGCTGAGCAAGAGTACCTTCTTCGGCGAGCTGGTGGTGTTCGACGATCCCGTGACAGAAAGAAACGCGCTACCCGTTGGGAAGGAGGTGCCGGCGGCGCGAGGGCAGGGGTTCTACTTCTACGACAAGAAAGAGTCATTCAACGCATGGTTCGGCTTGTCCCTCGTGTTCAACTCCACGACGCATAGGGGCATAATCAACCTCATGGGCGCCGACATAATGAGCCAGAAAACGCGGGACATCTCCGTGGTCGGCGGCACCGGCGACTTCTTCATGACACGGGGCATCGCCACCCTCCAGCTCGACGCAAACGAGGGAACAGCCTACTTCCGCCTCAAGATGGACATCAAGCTCTATGAGTGCTATGTCTGA